In Pseudomonas alcaliphila JAB1, a single window of DNA contains:
- the prmB gene encoding 50S ribosomal protein L3 N(5)-glutamine methyltransferase → MTALTTRLRTLRDYIRWAVSRFQAEQLFFGHGTDNAWDEARQLVLGALHLPWEISDTYLDCRLEDDEHAHLQALLKRRIEERVPTAYLLGEAWFCGLPFVVDERVLVPRSPIAELIDSHFSPWLPSEPGRILDLCTGSGCIGIACAYEFPEAEVVLGDLSFDALEVANLNIERHGLEERVYCVQGDGFAGLPGQRFDLIVSNPPYVDAEDFADMPAEYQHEPEMGLACGNDGLDLVRRMLAEAADHLTERGVLIVEVGNSQVHVEALYPEVDFTWLDFQRGGHGVFLLAAKQCREHQALFRSRIGG, encoded by the coding sequence GTGACCGCTCTCACTACCCGTTTACGCACCCTGCGCGATTACATCCGTTGGGCCGTCAGTCGTTTTCAGGCCGAGCAACTGTTCTTCGGCCATGGCACCGACAACGCCTGGGATGAAGCGCGCCAACTGGTGCTCGGTGCACTGCACCTGCCTTGGGAAATTTCCGACACCTACCTCGATTGCCGCCTGGAAGACGACGAGCATGCCCACCTGCAGGCGCTGCTCAAGCGCCGTATCGAAGAGCGTGTACCCACCGCGTACCTGCTCGGTGAGGCATGGTTCTGCGGTTTGCCTTTCGTCGTCGATGAGCGTGTGCTGGTGCCGCGTTCGCCGATTGCCGAGCTGATCGATAGTCACTTCTCGCCCTGGCTGCCCAGTGAGCCTGGGCGCATTCTCGATCTGTGCACGGGCTCCGGCTGCATTGGCATCGCCTGCGCCTACGAGTTTCCCGAAGCCGAGGTGGTTCTGGGCGATCTGTCTTTCGATGCGCTGGAGGTGGCCAACCTCAACATCGAGCGTCACGGCCTTGAGGAGCGCGTCTATTGCGTACAGGGCGATGGCTTTGCCGGGTTGCCAGGGCAGCGTTTCGACCTGATCGTTTCCAATCCGCCTTATGTCGACGCCGAGGATTTTGCCGACATGCCCGCCGAATACCAGCACGAGCCGGAAATGGGCCTGGCCTGCGGTAATGATGGCCTGGATCTGGTGCGCCGCATGCTGGCCGAAGCGGCCGATCACCTGACCGAGCGTGGCGTGCTGATCGTCGAGGTGGGCAACAGCCAGGTGCATGTCGAGGCGTTATACCCGGAAGTGGACTTCACCTGGCTGGACTTCCAGCGCGGCGGACACGGTGTGTTCCTGCTGGCGGCCAAGCAGTGCCGCGAGCATCAGGCACTGTTTCGTTCGCGCATCGGAGGCTGA
- a CDS encoding cysteine hydrolase family protein: MSHPQTMFQLTGRGHAPASLNNATLLIIDAQEEYRSGVLALPGLDPALAEIASLLAAARSAGADIVHVKHLGIPGGLLDPSGPRGRHLPEATPLAGEIVVEKRLPNAFAGTELHDRLQALGHLDLIVCGFMTHSSVSTTVRAAKDYGYRCTLVDAACATRDLPAPDGSVIAAAEVHRIEMIALGDNFATLVPHAKSLV, translated from the coding sequence ATGTCCCATCCGCAAACCATGTTCCAGCTCACCGGTCGTGGCCACGCGCCGGCCAGCCTGAACAATGCGACCCTGCTGATCATCGATGCCCAGGAAGAATACCGCAGCGGCGTACTGGCACTGCCGGGCCTGGACCCCGCGCTGGCAGAGATCGCCAGCCTGCTGGCAGCAGCACGCAGTGCCGGTGCTGACATCGTTCACGTCAAACACCTTGGCATTCCCGGCGGCCTGCTCGACCCCAGCGGCCCGCGCGGTCGTCACCTGCCGGAAGCGACCCCGCTGGCTGGCGAGATCGTCGTGGAGAAACGCCTGCCCAACGCCTTTGCCGGTACCGAGTTGCATGATCGCCTGCAGGCGCTGGGCCACCTCGATCTGATCGTCTGCGGCTTCATGACCCACTCCAGCGTCAGCACCACCGTGCGCGCGGCCAAGGACTATGGATATCGCTGCACCCTGGTCGATGCCGCCTGCGCCACCCGCGACCTGCCTGCACCGGACGGCAGCGTGATTGCCGCCGCCGAGGTACATCGTATCGAGATGATCGCGCTGGGCGACAACTTCGCCACCCTGGTGCCGCACGCCAAATCGCTGGTGTGA
- a CDS encoding Smr/MutS family protein gives MQDDDFSLFQAELRGVKPIKHDRADTGKPKADRKRFTTLRQAATISQGETKVDGLSDQFVIDVGAEDPLYWAGNGVQDGQMRKLKLGQIPFDGSLDLHGMSVEKARDTLWEFLAEATKLEIRCVRVTHGKAVRMDGRKPMIKSHVNTWLRQHPQVLGFSSCLAKHGGTGAVYIILKRTMMDGRDE, from the coding sequence ATGCAAGACGACGACTTTTCCCTGTTCCAGGCCGAGCTGCGCGGCGTCAAGCCGATCAAGCACGACCGCGCCGACACTGGCAAACCCAAAGCTGACCGTAAGCGCTTCACCACCCTGCGCCAGGCTGCAACCATCAGCCAGGGCGAGACCAAGGTGGACGGGCTGTCTGACCAGTTCGTCATCGACGTCGGCGCCGAAGACCCGCTGTACTGGGCCGGCAACGGCGTGCAGGACGGTCAGATGCGCAAGCTCAAGCTGGGCCAGATTCCCTTCGACGGCAGCCTCGACCTGCATGGCATGAGCGTCGAGAAGGCGCGCGATACACTGTGGGAGTTTCTCGCCGAAGCCACCAAGCTGGAGATTCGCTGCGTACGCGTCACCCACGGCAAGGCGGTGCGCATGGACGGGCGCAAACCGATGATCAAGAGCCATGTGAACACCTGGCTGCGCCAGCACCCGCAGGTGCTGGGTTTCAGCTCCTGTCTGGCCAAACATGGCGGCACCGGCGCGGTGTACATCATCCTCAAACGCACCATGATGGATGGTCGCGACGAGTAA
- the folE gene encoding GTP cyclohydrolase I FolE, with product MSLEQQYTAILGQLGEDVTREGLLDTPKRAAKAMQYLCRGYQQTLEEVTNGALFSSDNSEMVLVKNIELYSLCEHHLLPFIGKAHVAYIPNGKVLGLSKVARIVDMYARRLQIQENLSRQIAEAVEQVTGALGVAVVIEAQHMCMMMRGVEKQNSSMVTSVMLGEFRSNPATRGEFLNLVR from the coding sequence ATGTCCCTGGAACAACAGTACACCGCGATCCTCGGCCAGCTTGGTGAGGACGTTACCCGCGAAGGCCTGCTGGACACGCCCAAACGCGCCGCCAAAGCCATGCAGTACCTCTGTCGTGGCTACCAGCAGACGCTGGAAGAAGTCACCAACGGCGCGCTGTTCAGCTCCGACAACAGCGAAATGGTGCTGGTCAAGAACATCGAGCTGTACTCGCTGTGCGAGCATCACCTGCTGCCGTTCATCGGCAAGGCTCACGTCGCCTACATCCCCAACGGCAAGGTGCTCGGCCTGTCCAAGGTGGCGCGCATCGTCGACATGTACGCGCGGCGCCTGCAGATCCAGGAAAACCTCAGCCGGCAGATCGCCGAAGCGGTCGAGCAGGTCACCGGTGCACTGGGCGTGGCAGTGGTCATCGAAGCGCAGCACATGTGCATGATGATGCGCGGCGTGGAGAAGCAGAACTCCTCCATGGTCACCTCGGTGATGCTCGGCGAATTCCGCAGCAATCCGGCGACTCGCGGCGAATTCCTCAATCTGGTTCGTTGA
- a CDS encoding glutathione S-transferase N-terminal domain-containing protein → MLLKALRIGLGQLVVFADWISRPRKLKRSPEAQAEVERATANLALYQFHACPFCVKVRRTLHRLNLPVQLRDAKNDAEHRQALEQQGGRIKVPCLRIEENGQSTWLYESKAIIAYLDQRFAG, encoded by the coding sequence ATGTTGCTCAAAGCCCTTCGTATCGGCCTGGGTCAGCTCGTCGTGTTCGCCGACTGGATCAGCCGCCCGCGCAAGCTAAAGCGCAGCCCCGAGGCGCAAGCCGAGGTCGAACGCGCCACGGCCAACCTGGCGCTGTACCAGTTCCACGCCTGCCCGTTCTGCGTCAAGGTGCGGCGCACTCTGCACCGTCTCAACCTGCCGGTGCAGTTGCGCGACGCCAAGAACGACGCCGAACATCGTCAGGCACTGGAGCAGCAAGGCGGCCGCATCAAGGTGCCGTGCCTGCGCATCGAGGAAAACGGCCAGAGCACCTGGCTGTACGAATCCAAGGCGATCATCGCCTATCTGGATCAGCGCTTCGCCGGTTGA
- the ligA gene encoding NAD-dependent DNA ligase LigA codes for MTDAAQRISELRNELDAHNYRYYVLDEPSVPDAEYDRLFRELQALEAEHPELVTPESPTQRVGGEALSAFGEVRHEVPMLSLGNAFDEDDLRAFDRSVQNGLGVQGGDLFGGGAEIEYSCEPKLDGLAVSLRYENGQLVRGATRGDGSTGEDITSNVRTIRNVPLKLLGEGWPQVLEVRGEVFMPKSGFEELNARQAESGGKTFANPRNAAAGSLRQLDPKITASRPLEFCCYGVGQVSGELPGTQVAMLQQLKAWGVPISRELKLAKGVEACLDYYRDIAERRMSLAYDIDGVVFKVNNIEDQQQLGFRARTPHWAIAHKFPAQEELTELLDVEFQVGRTGAVTPVARLNPVKVAGVMVANATLHNMDEVARLGVMIGDTVIIRRAGDVIPQVMAVVPERRPENARPVHIPEQCPVCGSAVERTQLVKRSKGKESVSEGSVYRCVGRLSCQAQLKQAIIHFVSRRAMDIEGLGDKTIEQLVDEKLIASPADLYKLTFEQIIGLEGFAEVSSNKLLKAIEDSKRPTLARFIYALGIPDVGEETAKVLARSLASLERVRKALPQVLTYLPDIGLEVAHEIHSFFEDEHNQQVISALLGECGLELQEEGELSAEFSAVATLGDMLDKLNIPSVGPGAAQKLAERFGSLEGVLGGDWLDMRQALPEKQAKAVREFFDNADNAQLARAIEQQLRDFGMHWESEKKVAEGLPLAGQTWVLTGTLEVMSRDVAKEKLESLGAKVAGSVSAKTHCVVAGPGAGSKLAKASELGVKVLDEAQFLDQLKAYGIDL; via the coding sequence ATGACCGACGCCGCCCAACGTATTTCCGAACTGCGCAACGAACTGGACGCGCACAACTACCGTTACTACGTGCTGGATGAGCCGAGCGTACCCGATGCCGAGTACGACCGCCTGTTCCGCGAATTGCAGGCGCTCGAAGCCGAGCATCCGGAGCTGGTCACGCCGGAGTCGCCGACCCAGCGTGTCGGCGGCGAGGCGCTCAGCGCCTTCGGCGAGGTGCGTCACGAAGTGCCGATGCTCAGCCTGGGCAACGCCTTCGATGAGGACGATCTGCGTGCCTTCGACCGCAGCGTGCAGAACGGCCTCGGCGTACAGGGCGGCGACCTGTTCGGCGGCGGCGCCGAGATCGAGTACAGCTGCGAACCCAAGCTCGACGGTCTGGCTGTCAGCCTGCGCTACGAAAACGGCCAGCTGGTGCGCGGCGCCACGCGCGGCGACGGCAGTACCGGCGAAGACATCACCAGCAATGTGCGCACCATCCGCAACGTGCCGCTCAAGCTGCTGGGTGAGGGCTGGCCGCAGGTGCTGGAGGTACGCGGTGAGGTGTTCATGCCCAAGTCCGGTTTCGAGGAGCTCAACGCACGCCAGGCCGAGAGCGGCGGCAAGACCTTCGCCAACCCGCGTAACGCCGCTGCCGGCAGCCTGCGTCAGCTCGACCCGAAGATCACTGCCAGCCGCCCGCTGGAGTTCTGCTGCTATGGCGTTGGTCAGGTCAGCGGCGAGCTGCCGGGCACCCAGGTGGCCATGCTGCAGCAGCTCAAGGCCTGGGGCGTACCCATCAGTCGCGAACTGAAGCTGGCCAAGGGCGTCGAGGCCTGCCTGGATTACTACAGAGATATCGCCGAGCGGCGCATGAGCCTGGCCTATGACATCGATGGCGTGGTGTTCAAGGTCAACAATATCGAAGATCAGCAGCAACTGGGTTTCCGCGCGCGTACCCCGCACTGGGCCATCGCCCACAAGTTCCCGGCACAGGAAGAGCTGACCGAACTGCTCGACGTGGAATTTCAGGTCGGGCGTACCGGTGCGGTGACGCCAGTGGCGCGTCTGAATCCGGTCAAGGTGGCCGGTGTGATGGTGGCCAACGCTACCCTGCATAACATGGATGAGGTGGCACGCCTGGGTGTAATGATCGGCGACACGGTGATCATCCGCCGTGCTGGCGACGTGATCCCGCAGGTGATGGCCGTGGTGCCCGAGCGTCGCCCGGAGAACGCGCGCCCGGTGCACATTCCCGAGCAATGCCCGGTGTGCGGCTCGGCGGTGGAGCGCACGCAACTGGTCAAGCGCAGCAAGGGCAAGGAATCGGTCAGCGAAGGTTCGGTGTATCGCTGCGTCGGTCGCCTGAGCTGCCAGGCGCAGCTCAAGCAGGCGATCATCCACTTCGTCTCGCGCCGTGCCATGGATATCGAAGGCCTCGGCGACAAGACCATCGAGCAACTGGTGGACGAGAAGCTGATTGCTTCGCCGGCTGACCTGTACAAGCTGACCTTCGAACAGATCATCGGCCTGGAAGGCTTCGCCGAAGTCTCCAGCAACAAGCTGCTGAAGGCCATCGAGGACAGCAAGCGGCCGACCCTGGCGCGCTTCATCTATGCGCTCGGTATTCCCGATGTGGGCGAGGAAACCGCCAAGGTGCTGGCGCGCTCCCTGGCCTCGCTGGAGCGAGTGCGCAAGGCACTGCCGCAAGTGCTGACCTATCTGCCGGATATTGGTCTGGAGGTCGCGCACGAGATCCACAGCTTCTTTGAGGATGAACACAATCAGCAGGTGATCAGCGCCTTGCTGGGCGAATGCGGTCTCGAACTGCAGGAAGAGGGTGAGCTGAGCGCCGAGTTCTCGGCCGTCGCCACCCTTGGGGACATGCTCGATAAGCTGAACATTCCGAGTGTCGGCCCCGGAGCGGCGCAGAAGCTGGCGGAGCGTTTCGGCAGCCTGGAGGGTGTGCTTGGCGGCGACTGGCTGGACATGCGTCAGGCCCTGCCGGAGAAACAGGCCAAGGCTGTACGCGAGTTTTTCGACAATGCCGATAACGCCCAGCTCGCGCGCGCTATCGAGCAGCAACTGCGCGATTTCGGCATGCACTGGGAAAGCGAGAAGAAAGTTGCCGAAGGTCTGCCCCTGGCCGGCCAGACCTGGGTGCTCACCGGCACCCTGGAGGTGATGAGTCGCGACGTCGCCAAGGAAAAGCTGGAGAGCCTGGGCGCCAAGGTGGCCGGTTCTGTCTCGGCCAAGACCCACTGCGTGGTTGCCGGGCCAGGTGCCGGCTCGAAGCTGGCCAAGGCCAGCGAGCTGGGGGTGAAGGTGCTGGACGAAGCGCAGTTCCTCGACCAGCTCAAGGCTTACGGCATCGACCTCTAA
- the zipA gene encoding cell division protein ZipA, with the protein MEFGLREWLIVIGIIVIAGILFDGWRRMRGGKGKLKFRLDRSFANMPDDDSDPDLLSTPRVVNRDHEPQLDEDELPSMSAKDLPRRPRNEPQQGDLNLAVDEPVPTLLNPVDDEPVEPKKASKPAADAAPVEEVLVINVVSRDDFGFKGPALLQNILESGLRFGEMDIFHRHESMAGNGEVLFSMANALKPGTFDLDDIEGFSTRAVSFFLSLPGPRHPKQAFDVMVAAARKLAHELGGELKDDQRSVMTAQTIEHYRQRIVEFERRQLTQKR; encoded by the coding sequence ATGGAATTCGGTCTGCGCGAGTGGCTGATCGTTATTGGCATCATCGTTATCGCTGGCATCCTTTTCGACGGCTGGCGCCGTATGCGCGGTGGCAAGGGCAAGCTCAAATTCAGGCTCGACCGCAGCTTCGCCAACATGCCTGATGACGACAGTGACCCAGATTTGCTCAGTACGCCACGTGTGGTAAATCGCGACCACGAGCCGCAGCTGGACGAAGACGAACTGCCGTCGATGAGCGCCAAGGACCTGCCACGTCGTCCACGCAACGAACCGCAACAGGGCGACCTCAACCTGGCCGTCGATGAGCCGGTGCCGACTCTGCTCAACCCGGTCGATGACGAACCCGTCGAGCCGAAGAAAGCCTCCAAGCCGGCTGCCGATGCCGCACCGGTGGAAGAGGTGCTGGTGATCAACGTGGTCTCCCGCGACGACTTCGGCTTCAAGGGCCCGGCGCTGCTGCAGAACATCCTCGAAAGCGGTCTGCGCTTCGGTGAGATGGACATCTTCCATCGTCACGAAAGCATGGCGGGTAATGGCGAGGTGTTGTTCTCCATGGCCAACGCACTCAAGCCCGGCACCTTCGATCTCGACGATATCGAAGGCTTCAGCACTCGCGCGGTGAGCTTCTTCCTCAGCCTGCCTGGCCCGCGGCATCCCAAGCAGGCCTTCGACGTGATGGTCGCGGCGGCGCGCAAGCTGGCCCACGAGCTGGGCGGTGAGCTGAAGGACGACCAGCGCAGCGTGATGACTGCGCAGACCATCGAGCATTACCGCCAGCGCATCGTCGAGTTCGAGCGCCGGCAACTGACCCAGAAACGCTGA
- the smc gene encoding chromosome segregation protein SMC, which produces MRLKSIKLAGFKSFVDPTTVSFPSNMAAVVGPNGCGKSNIIDAVRWVMGESSAKNLRGESMTDVIFNGSNTRKPVTQASIELIFDNSDNSLVGEYAAFAEISIRRRVTRDGQNTYFLNGTKCRRRDITDIFLGTGLGPRSYSIIEQGMISKLIEAKPEELRNFIEEAAGISKYKERRRETENRIRRTQENLERLSDLREELERQLERLHRQAQAAEKYQEYKAEERQLKAQLLALRWQSLNQQVGSREQVIGDQEVAFEALVAEQRSADASIERLRDGHHELSERFNLVQGRFYSVGGDIARVEQSIQHGQQRLRQLQDDLREAEKARLETESHLGHDRTLLATLGEELEMLLPEQEMTAAAAEESAASLEEAEASMHGWQEQWDGFNQRSAEPRRQAEVQQSRIAQLEQSLERLAERQRRLNEELQQLVADPEDAAILELNEQLAAGELQQEALHLAEEQQAERLQQLREDLQQAGQAQQQAQGELQRLSGRLASLEALQQAALDPGQGAGEWLREQSLLQRPRLAEGLRVEAGWELAVETVLGADLQAVLLDDFAGLDFSSLEQGELRLASPARGGARRAGSLLDKVESSHDLSPWLAGVRPVESLEQALAARGQLADGESLISRDGYWVGRHFLRVRRAAEADSGVLARGQELERLQLEREEREAALAQLDERLLALRDEQRLQEEQREQQRRQGQELARQLSELKAKLSASQAKAEQLGLRRRRLQDELQEAAEQREIEQEQLGESRLQLQDALDAMALDNEQRESLLASRDSLRERLDRVRQDARQHKDHAHQLAVRVGSLKAQHDSTRQALERLEMQAERLHERREQLSLNLEEGEAPLEELRIKLEELLERRMAVDDELRQARLALEDADRELRDAEKRRTQAEQQAQLLRSQLEQQRMDWQSLNVRRKALADQLAEDNYDLHGVIATLPAEATESAWEEELERMAARIARLGPINLAAIDEYQQQSERKRYLDAQDADLVEALETLENVIRKIDKETRNRFKDTFDQINGGLQALFPKVFGGGNAYLELTGEDLLDTGVTIMARPPGKKNSTIHLLSGGEKALTALALVFSIFQLNPAPFCMLDEVDAPLDDANVGRYARLVKEMSATVQFIYITHNKIAMEMADQLMGVTMHEPGCSRLVAVDVEEALAMVEA; this is translated from the coding sequence ATGCGCCTGAAGAGCATCAAGCTGGCGGGCTTCAAGTCCTTCGTCGATCCGACGACGGTGAGCTTCCCCAGCAACATGGCGGCGGTGGTCGGGCCCAATGGCTGCGGCAAGTCGAACATCATCGACGCCGTGCGCTGGGTGATGGGTGAAAGCTCGGCGAAGAACCTGCGCGGCGAGTCGATGACCGACGTCATCTTCAACGGCTCCAACACACGCAAGCCGGTGACCCAGGCCTCCATCGAGCTGATTTTCGACAACAGCGACAACTCGCTGGTGGGTGAATACGCGGCCTTCGCCGAGATTTCCATTCGCCGTCGGGTGACCCGCGACGGGCAGAACACCTACTTCCTCAACGGCACCAAGTGCCGGCGCCGCGATATCACCGATATCTTCCTCGGCACCGGCCTGGGGCCGCGCAGCTACTCGATCATCGAGCAGGGCATGATCAGCAAGCTGATCGAGGCCAAGCCCGAAGAGCTGCGCAATTTCATCGAGGAAGCCGCCGGCATCTCCAAGTACAAGGAGCGCCGCCGCGAGACCGAAAACCGCATCCGCCGTACCCAGGAGAACCTGGAGCGCCTGAGTGACCTGCGCGAAGAGCTGGAGCGCCAGCTCGAGCGTCTGCACCGTCAGGCCCAGGCGGCGGAGAAGTACCAGGAATACAAGGCCGAAGAGCGCCAGCTCAAGGCACAGCTGCTGGCCCTGCGCTGGCAGAGCCTGAACCAGCAGGTTGGCAGCCGCGAGCAGGTGATCGGCGATCAGGAAGTGGCCTTCGAGGCCCTGGTGGCCGAGCAGCGCAGCGCCGACGCCAGCATCGAGCGCCTGCGCGATGGCCATCACGAATTGAGCGAGCGCTTCAACCTGGTGCAGGGCCGCTTCTATTCCGTGGGTGGCGATATCGCCCGCGTCGAGCAGAGCATCCAGCATGGCCAGCAGCGCCTGCGCCAGTTGCAGGATGACCTGCGCGAGGCAGAAAAGGCGCGCCTGGAAACCGAGTCGCACCTAGGCCACGACCGCACCCTGCTGGCCACCCTCGGTGAAGAGCTGGAAATGCTCCTGCCCGAGCAGGAGATGACCGCCGCCGCTGCCGAGGAGTCCGCCGCCAGCCTGGAAGAGGCCGAAGCCAGCATGCACGGCTGGCAGGAGCAGTGGGACGGTTTCAACCAGCGCAGTGCCGAGCCGCGTCGTCAGGCCGAAGTGCAGCAGTCGCGCATCGCCCAGTTGGAACAGAGCCTGGAGCGTCTGGCAGAACGCCAGCGTCGTCTCAACGAAGAATTGCAGCAACTGGTGGCCGACCCGGAAGACGCCGCCATTCTCGAACTGAACGAACAGCTCGCTGCCGGTGAGTTGCAGCAGGAAGCCCTGCACCTGGCCGAAGAGCAACAGGCCGAGCGGCTGCAGCAACTGCGCGAGGACCTGCAGCAGGCCGGTCAGGCCCAGCAGCAGGCGCAGGGCGAACTGCAACGTCTGAGCGGTCGCCTGGCCTCGCTGGAAGCGCTGCAACAGGCGGCGCTCGATCCGGGGCAGGGTGCTGGCGAGTGGCTGCGCGAGCAGAGCCTGCTGCAGCGCCCGCGCCTGGCCGAAGGGCTGCGGGTGGAGGCTGGCTGGGAGCTGGCGGTGGAAACCGTGCTCGGTGCCGACCTGCAGGCCGTGCTGCTGGACGATTTCGCCGGGCTGGATTTCTCCAGCCTGGAGCAGGGCGAGCTGCGCCTGGCCAGCCCCGCCAGGGGCGGCGCGCGCCGTGCCGGTAGCCTGCTGGATAAGGTCGAGTCTAGCCATGACCTGTCGCCCTGGCTGGCCGGCGTGCGCCCGGTGGAATCCCTGGAGCAGGCGCTGGCCGCTCGTGGGCAACTGGCCGATGGCGAAAGCCTGATCAGCCGCGACGGCTACTGGGTCGGCCGGCATTTCCTGCGCGTGCGTCGCGCCGCCGAGGCGGACAGCGGTGTGCTGGCGCGTGGCCAGGAGCTGGAGCGCTTGCAGTTGGAGCGCGAGGAACGTGAGGCGGCCCTGGCGCAATTGGATGAACGCCTGCTGGCGCTGCGCGACGAGCAACGTCTTCAGGAAGAACAGCGTGAGCAGCAACGCCGTCAGGGCCAGGAACTGGCGCGCCAGCTGAGCGAGCTGAAGGCAAAGCTGTCCGCCAGCCAGGCCAAGGCCGAGCAGTTGGGCCTGCGCCGTCGCCGTCTGCAGGACGAACTGCAGGAAGCGGCCGAGCAGCGCGAGATCGAGCAGGAGCAACTGGGCGAATCACGCCTGCAACTGCAGGACGCACTGGACGCCATGGCGCTGGATAACGAGCAGCGCGAAAGCCTGCTGGCCAGCCGCGACAGTCTGCGCGAGCGCCTCGACCGTGTGCGTCAGGACGCGCGTCAGCACAAGGACCATGCCCATCAACTGGCGGTGCGCGTCGGCTCGCTCAAGGCGCAGCACGACTCCACCCGCCAGGCGCTGGAGCGTCTGGAGATGCAGGCCGAGCGCCTGCATGAGCGGCGCGAGCAGTTGTCGCTGAATCTGGAAGAGGGCGAGGCGCCGCTGGAAGAGCTGCGTATCAAGCTCGAAGAACTGCTCGAGCGGCGCATGGCGGTGGACGACGAACTGCGTCAGGCGCGTTTGGCGCTGGAGGACGCCGATCGCGAACTGCGCGATGCCGAGAAGCGCCGCACCCAGGCCGAACAACAGGCGCAACTGCTACGCAGCCAGCTGGAGCAACAGCGCATGGATTGGCAGTCGCTCAACGTGCGGCGCAAGGCGTTGGCTGATCAGCTCGCCGAGGACAACTACGACCTGCACGGGGTGATTGCCACCTTGCCGGCCGAGGCCACGGAAAGCGCCTGGGAAGAAGAGCTGGAGCGCATGGCCGCACGCATCGCCCGTCTCGGTCCGATCAACCTCGCGGCCATCGACGAGTATCAGCAGCAGTCCGAGCGCAAGCGCTACCTGGATGCGCAGGACGCGGATCTGGTCGAAGCGTTGGAAACCCTGGAGAACGTCATCCGCAAGATCGACAAGGAAACGCGTAATCGTTTCAAGGATACCTTCGATCAGATCAATGGCGGTTTGCAGGCGCTCTTTCCAAAAGTTTTCGGTGGCGGCAACGCTTATTTGGAACTCACTGGCGAAGATTTACTCGATACCGGTGTGACCATCATGGCGCGGCCCCCGGGCAAGAAGAACAGCACCATTCATTTGCTCTCCGGTGGAGAGAAAGCATTGACTGCTTTGGCACTGGTGTTTTCCATCTTCCAGCTCAATCCGGCGCCGTTCTGCATGTTGGACGAAGTGGATGCACCGCTGGACGATGCCAACGTCGGGCGCTACGCGCGACTGGTCAAGGAGATGTCAGCCACGGTGCAGTTCATCTACATCACCCACAACAAGATCGCCATGGAAATGGCCGATCAGTTGATGGGGGTCACCATGCACGAGCCGGGTTGCTCGCGTCTGGTGGCAGTGGATGTCGAGGAGGCGCTGGCGATGGTGGAGGCGTGA
- a CDS encoding GntR family transcriptional regulator: protein MTFKAPDSLAEQIAHYLAERIIRGELKERERIQEQKVTQALNVSRGSVREALLILERRHLIVILPRRGAQVSELTPHHVTSLYALSIELYIMLARAVIERWKVETDLAPFIDIQQRLLASLERGDIGAFVENSFDVMRAAFPFADNPYLQETLENLLPAISRTYHLALERRKGEMGQFMGTFASLLQAIIGRDHARAREVLLAYGEHNCQLVLATLAER, encoded by the coding sequence ATGACGTTCAAGGCCCCGGACAGCCTCGCCGAGCAAATTGCCCATTACCTGGCCGAACGCATCATTCGCGGTGAGCTCAAGGAACGTGAGCGCATTCAGGAGCAGAAGGTTACCCAGGCCCTCAACGTCAGCCGTGGCTCGGTGCGCGAAGCCCTGCTGATTCTCGAACGCCGCCATCTGATCGTGATCCTGCCGCGCCGAGGCGCCCAGGTCAGCGAACTGACCCCGCATCACGTCACCAGCCTCTACGCACTGAGCATCGAGCTCTACATCATGCTGGCGCGCGCGGTGATCGAGCGCTGGAAGGTGGAGACCGACCTGGCGCCCTTCATCGATATCCAGCAGCGCCTGCTGGCCAGCCTGGAGCGTGGCGATATCGGCGCCTTCGTCGAGAACAGCTTCGACGTGATGCGTGCGGCCTTTCCCTTCGCCGACAACCCGTACCTGCAGGAAACCCTGGAGAACCTGCTGCCGGCCATCAGTCGCACCTACCACCTGGCGCTGGAGCGGCGCAAAGGCGAGATGGGCCAGTTCATGGGCACCTTCGCCAGCCTGCTGCAGGCGATCATCGGCCGTGACCATGCGCGTGCACGTGAGGTGCTGCTGGCCTATGGCGAACACAATTGCCAGCTGGTGCTGGCCACCCTGGCCGAGCGCTAA